Part of the Microaerobacter geothermalis genome, GCTTCTTCCTTTAGTCTTGCAATTTCCTCCTTTGCCTGATTTATGATTTTCGAAGCTGCTTCTTCGGCATCAGATATCAATTGGTTCGCTTCTGAAGTTCCTTCGTTTTTTTTCTCTTGGGTGGTCCCCTTTGACGGTTGAATAGTAGAATGAATCACCCTTATATCAGATTCAGCAGAATATTGGGAGGCTTTAATAATCCTAGACAATGATTTCGTCCCCTCCCCCTCTTGCAATAATAATTTCTCCTGCTTCTTCCAAACGTCTTATCGTAGCAACAATACGGGTTTGTGCTTCCTCAACATCCCGCAAGCGAACGGGCCCCATAAATTCCATTTCCTCTTTAAACGTGTCTGCCATTCGTTTCGACATATTTTTGAAAACAACCTCTTTTACTTCTTCGCTTGCTACTTTTAAAGCCAATTGCAAATCCTTGTTCTCCACATCTCGGATAACCCTTTGGATGGAGCGGTCATCCAGGGTAACAATATCCTCAAAGACGAACATCCTCTTTTTAATTTCTTCCGCCAGCTCAGGATCTTGAATTTCCAAAGCATCTAATATGGTCCTTTCTGTGCTTCTGTCAACTCCATTCAATATTTGGACGATGGATTCAATTCCCCCAGCATGGGTATAGTCCTGTGTAACCGTAGAGGAAAGCTTTTGTTCCAATATCCGTTCAACTTCATTAATCACTTCAGGTGAAGTACTGTCCATTAAAGCAACCCTTCTAGCCACATCCGCTTGCCTCTCCTGGGGTAATGAAGACAGAATCGTAGCTGCCTGGCTGGGCTCCAAATAGGAAAGGACCAAAGCAATGGTTTGAGAGTGTTCGTTTTGAATAAAATTAAGAATCTGAGTTGGATCCGCTTTTCGCGCGAAATCAAAGGGTCTAACCTGTAAGGCAGCGGTCAATCTGTTGATAACCTCCAATGCTTTCTGCTGCCCCAATGCCTTTTCCAAAATTTCTTTGGCATACGCGATGCCGCCCTGCTCAATATATTCCTGGGCGATGTATAATTGATGAAATTCATGAAGAACTTCATCTTTTTGCTCATACTCCACTTTTCTGATGTTGGCAATCTCTAATGTTAATTGCTCAATTTCCTCTTCACGCAAGTGTTT contains:
- the fliG gene encoding flagellar motor switch protein FliG; protein product: MARVTSPKELTNRQKAAILLISLGPEISAQIFKHLREEEIEQLTLEIANIRKVEYEQKDEVLHEFHQLYIAQEYIEQGGIAYAKEILEKALGQQKALEVINRLTAALQVRPFDFARKADPTQILNFIQNEHSQTIALVLSYLEPSQAATILSSLPQERQADVARRVALMDSTSPEVINEVERILEQKLSSTVTQDYTHAGGIESIVQILNGVDRSTERTILDALEIQDPELAEEIKKRMFVFEDIVTLDDRSIQRVIRDVENKDLQLALKVASEEVKEVVFKNMSKRMADTFKEEMEFMGPVRLRDVEEAQTRIVATIRRLEEAGEIIIARGGGDEIIV